DNA from Triplophysa dalaica isolate WHDGS20190420 chromosome 9, ASM1584641v1, whole genome shotgun sequence:
ctttTCAAGTAATTGGATATTGATTTTAGAAGTTTTAGatctttttacaaaaaacacgACAAAAATTCCTGTGTTCACACTTTTTcgaagctgctagcgtctgttttacattataatcctatagAGTAAACCGCATTTTTACGTCCTGAgcgcttttttaaatgccagcACTGCCgtcttttctgcagctcagagcgtctATTTTTTTTTCGCAATTTCTTATTGGTACGTTTTAGTTTATGGGTGGGgctacattatttattaaaatcgCATATTCGTATCGTAGAAATTCAGACGAATTTATCACCTTCTAAAATAgtcaataaaagcattttttttaatctcccTTTTAACCGGTGTCTCTTCCAGATTTCTGTCAGTCATAGTACATTGCCCGAGGGGTCATTATTTGAATGTTCGTCATGTCACGTTACATTCTTCACTTCGGTTAGAAGTCATCTAACACATCTGAGGTTGCTCTCAACTCGTATGTTCCAAACACTGAGCCAGTTTCCCCAGAGGTCTTGTTTTCGAGAGAACTGTTTTTCTCACTCAGCAGTTCTTGTGAGAATCTGCCAAGACTTCCTGTTTGCTTAACGTGAAATGAATTACGTTTGCCAATATGACATGCACACCGTTTTCTTGTCATACTCCACTTACTTTAGCAATAACTgttatgaaatatgtttttgtaaatagcAGGGTTTGGTTTCTTTCAGGGTTAAGGATAATTGATGCCACTGTATATGCTGCAGAAAACTATATTAATGAGTAACTAAAGAGAAATGACATCGACTTTCTCATCgtacttttttaatttaaattcataaaaaatgtttacacttCTGGCTACAAACCAAATCTAtctcaaaataatgaaacatttgttgTAGTATGTCAGTActctgcaaaaaatgacattcttactaggcatttttgtcttgtttttagtaaaaataaaaaataaaaccttcttaaataaacataaaagaaaagtgaGCCaagatatttaatattttttcatgaaaaataatataagaattaagtacgtttatgataaaaacaagcaaacattctgtccatggggtgagaaaataaacttgaatttttGGTGTCAattttgaagtttattttttctcactatttttttaccattaatttacttaattcttatatttttctccTTAAAAGATACTTTacatcttaggtcacttttcttgtcaagaaagtggatcttgatttaagaatgtttcgatatttttactacaaaacaagataaaaatacTTAGTAAGAATGGCATTTTTTGCAGattacttaattattttcacatttgcCATTATATGTAATAATCCAGTGAGATTTTTGTACGCCCAAGGAGATTAACAACAGCCGGTGCTCCACAGAGAGATCTGTTCTCACCATCATCAAGTCTATCTGTTATTACACGGCGAAAGGAAAAACTGAGACAAACTCAATCCAAAAGAACTTTTGTTCTCCAAGACGcttgttaaaatgacaaaactacatttcgtCAAATTCTATACAAAGACATTGATGCTTGTGTCAATCCACTGTTATTATCATTTACTATTATTCagtgtatataaaatatgaacacAGAATGAGTTAAGTGACCCTAAACTCAATATCAGTGGAAAATCAGTAACGTGCTCATAAATCATATACCGTACGTAAAATAGTGAGCTGGACCCTGCAGGCACCCGTgattttccatgttttttttgttcctcTTTTGCTTCATATATGTGTAACTTGGCATTTCGTGTTATTACATGTCAAACATTGTGCTGACTGCTCCGTTCATCTGCCGGGAAAGTTTGtcacagtttgtgtgtgtgtggagcgggATTggtcgaaaaaaaaaaaaggacgGGATATATGGACGAGGAGAGATGAGGACAGGAGGGTTGAGGCTGTGTGTTTTTGAAGTCAGATATTTAAACCCGCTGGAATCTGGTTGCACCCATCAGTAATGATAGGCCTGTCTCGGTGCCTGTTGGGACAGCTGTCCTGAGCTTACCTGAGAGTCAGCCTGtgtaaacacatacatgcacaaatCCCTCTCCACCCTCATCTTATTCGGCACACACCAGAAACAAAGAGCAGGACATTTTGACCCTGGTGTCCTTCATTTGTGATTACATGTCATGAACTGAGTAATAAAGGCTGACTGTTTATAGCTGGGTCAAAGgaattgtgtatatatatatttactgtatatgtatatacattaaTCTATGCATTAtagatacactgtaaaaaaaacagtaaacagtacaaacagtaaaaacataaatataccGTAAAAAAGCTGTAAAGTTAGAGAATAAAAGGatatatttaaagtagttttccccattttttttgtaaatggtcttgttctgttattttaaaggttttgattgacccttttaaaaaaataaactgtgaaaaataatcttgttaataaaaaagaaatttaaataaactgttaaatgACACTTTCTCCATTATTCTTGTAAATTTTGGGTCTTTTTCTGTAcagaacacataaaaaaatctgtaaaattatagCATACAAGGATATATATGAAATAGTTTTCCCCATTTTCCTTATAAATGTGTTGTCTCGTTCTGTAATTTTGTAGATTTTGAccgcatttaaaaaataaactgtaaaaaatgtatcttgataaaacaatggaaatttaaataaactgttaattTACACTTTCCCCCCTGTTATTCTTGTAAATCTGCGGTCTTTTAccgtaaaaaaacattaaaatatcagtaaaattataggatacatggatatatataaaatagttttcCCCATTTgtcttgtaaatgtgttgtcttgTTCTGTCATTTTATAGGTTTTTGACcgcatttaaaaagaaattgtagAAAGAAATTtggtttgaaaaataaaaaaatctaaataaatcttGTAAAAATCTTGTAAATTTGCGGTCTTTAtctgtaataataaaataaaaaatgtaggcTACATTaatctaaaaaatgtattatgactTGGATATCACTTTATTGACAGAAGAGATCTGGCCCAACTTACTTTGTCACTTAGTAACAAAGtgattagttactgtaatttaattacttttccctttaaaaagtaaagtaagggattactcttatttttctgaaattacattacagttacttctgatgtaactaaattgaactaaatattgtgtaatatagTTAAATATAATATAGTGGTAGACATGACATCAAAATGAAAGTGACttgtaaaatgtatactttGGTCAATTACCGTAATAATGCTACTCTATGTAgttacttattatttatttgaattaatgaaaagagctgtttcatgtctgtccttgaatcaattctaatcaaggttgatgggATATAGAAAGTTAGTAATAATAAGCAATAAATACTGTtaggagagagtcatttgttcAGTAATCTAATAAAACTATTGAATATGttattagtaactagtaattcattaattTTTCAGGGTAACTCACCCAACAATGTTTGTCACAATCGTCTTAGGTTTAGTTTGGATACACTTTGCTCACTAAATCATTTCTGATGGTTACactctgtgttttctttacagaCAAAAGTACATCTCATAAATCTCTCAAAAACATATCTAGGGTCCAATTCCTCCCAAAATCAAGATTTTAGAGTGAATACTAAAAAACCaccatacattacatttagggaTTTAACTTTGAAACTTGATAAATCCTAAGCAGCCAACAATAATACAAGTGCTGTCACAAGCTACCAGGTTTCACAAAGTGCTTCGCAGTACCTGTAAGGAGAGGGAAGGGTGTGTATTGTTCTTACAGTAATACTGTTTTTTACCTCTTTGCAACAAAGGAAGTGACCTTTCTTACAAACCTTTAAATGTCAGCCCACAactcatgttttattgtcatatgCATAGAGCTTTTTTGGGTGGGTCTAGTTGCTTTCATACAGAACAACTGGTTTATTGCTGCAAAAAATCAAAGAGATGGTCTTTGATATAGGAAACTGTTCCAGGTACATTTGAAAGAGTAACGCTGATGTCCCATATTGGAGTGCAATAACCATTAAGACCATACAAATAAAGACCAGTTTGTGGTCTGATTAGGAAAATGAGAAGGAAATGTTTCCCATGAACATAAATTGTGAAATATTTGAGATAAGTTAGGCCTATCTTAGTTCAAATATAAGTTCATCGTAAGACCAAATTCAGATGTTTAACTGGGCCAGTAAGCAATACCATAGAAAGCGCTTTTCTGTCTTAACTGAGAAATATTTGACAACAAGATtctctattttattttcagcCCTGAACGGCACCAAACATCAGATGCTTTGTAACGTGTCAGAGATGCGACTGAGCATTCCAGACCACCGACTGCTGTCTCAGGCCGAATTACGACTTCGGATCAAGAATCCTACGATGGACCAGGAGCAGCGGCTGGAGCTGTATCACGGAACAGGCGAGCGTGCTCGATATCTGGGCACTCGATTCGTCTCTAAAGACTTGGCCAATCGCTGGCTATCATTCGATGTGAAGCAGACGATCACAGAATGGCTGCAGAGTACAGGTGAGGTCTATTATTACTttatgaagagaaacactgcaTGGATTTATGTAAAATGGGACCCGTCATATTTAGGAacctattttatttgtttagtagctGTGATGATTTTACTCCGGGTATAGGATAAGATCCTTACTTAAGAGGATAGTTCATCCgaaaatttcatcatttactcaccttggagttgtttcaaatctgtataaatgtatttgctctgatgaacacagagcgagatatttgaaagaatgcttataaccagacacaTATTCCCACCCATAGGAGGAAAAATtactattgaacacaaaagaagacattttgaagaatgtaggagacTAAATCGTTCTGCGGCTCCATTGactataattgtgttttttcctaCTCTTGCTCTTTTTGCTTGATAACCACCCACCCTGAACATATAAGAAACCACACAGAACCTTTCAAAAATGTTTCTCGAATTCTCCAAGAGCAAGCAGCACTTGCATTAACATACcctcttaaaaaataaaggtgcttcaaaaggttcctCGATGAAATAGAAGAACCTTTCTTTGGCTAAATGATTCCTTACAGAATCATCCGAACAGGTTCTTCGTGgtgaaaaaaatagttttttcagattataaaaaggtaagaaagagaaggttctttaaagaacctttgactgaatggttctttaaagaacctttgactgaatggttctttgggtgaccaaaaatggttcttctatggcatcggcGGCCTTTATTTCTAAGAGCCGGAAGCCTGATCGCATTTGCACATTGCCAACAAAAGCACGGTTTGACCAATCAAAGGTTATATCATacttgttttatactgttttactGCCACGATTCTCAAAAActcaaacatgtgtgtgtgtgtgtttgaacagaAGACGAACAGAGTTTAGAGTTGAGATTATACTGCGGATGTAAGACAGATAAAGACCAGCAGAATGCGGACAAGTTCCTCTTCACCATATCAGGTATGATAATCTCAAGCCTTGAAATTTAGTGTTGGAAGCGTGTTGGAAGCAAAAACTCCAACAATGTTGTAAACTTTGATGTAATCTGGCCGGGCGGGTGTGTTTTCAGGACTAGACATAAACAGGGGTGACACTGGTTCTATTGCATTAATGATGGTGAAGCCGTACATCTTGGCTTTATCTTTGCCCTCTAATGGAAACACCCTTGCGTCCGCCCGCAAGAAAAGAGCCGTTGGCACGGACGAAACCTGTGATGAGTAAGTCTCTCTTTCACACTTTATACTCTTTATacaaaggtgcttcaaaaggtctTCGAtgatggttctttgtggaaccaaaagtgGTTCTTCtattgcacatttatttttaaactttttactAATTCCCAATAATCATGGGCAGAAAAACGGAGACTTGCTGTATGCGGAAGCTTTACATCGACTTTCGCAAAGATCTGAACTGGAAGTGGATTCACAAGCCCAAAGGCTATTTCGCAAACTACTGTATGGGCTCCTGCACCTACATCTGGAACGCTGAGAACAAATACTCCCAGGTAGGCTCTTTGATGTCAGTTAAGTGTAAATTACGTCATCCTATATGTCTTTTCAAACcctcatgactttctttcttccatgaATAATAAAAGGAGAAATTTTGATGCAATGTAAGGTAGCGGTGAGTAAGGACATTTTCGTTTGTGCTCTGTCAAGGAGAGAcagtcatacgggtttggaacaacatgagggttcacgatgaaaatgtttatgtttgcatACTTATACCATGCACTTACATATGTACTTTACAAAAACGTACAAAAAGCAAGGATGAAGCCCCAACCTTGAACCTACTGTTACGTCAATTGGGGAAAAGCATATCGTACAAAATCATGCAAATTAGTggcctcgtaaaatagttagaAAATGCCACAAGATTTGCAATAAAATTTTCTAAAAGGGGGACAATATAATTCAAGTTGTTCCTGATTGCTGTGAGTTTGGTCTGAAGGAACGTCAGCGAGCCGGAAGGTAATGACCCGTCCTGCCTTAGTGGTGACAGGACAGATGTTGTAAGTCCCTTTCACACATACTGGTGAATTACCATTAAGAGATCATGTGTGAACGCAATGTGGCAAGCATTTAAGGAAAGatattaaaacacttaaaaacaatGTGTTCAGATGTGTGAGGAGGAGAACGTGTGTTAATGAGGCCAAGCTGGTTCCTGGGTTATCACCTCAATAAGTTGTCACAAAGACAGAAATATACATTTCCATGTTTCTATTTCCTCCATTGTCTGAACGTGGTTTCACCTTGAACACACTTTCGGTTAAAGACCCCCTGTGgtgaaaatatagaaatattttttttatatgtttatgtgaATTGGGAGTGTTTGTTTTCCTTCGCGGATAATTTCATTTCTCTGGTTTCTGTCAGAAACATTTTAGGTCAAGGATACACAACGACCCTTTATGAGGCTGGTGAGATAGATTGTTTTAGGTTGGAATGTAATAAGCTAGCAGTTTAGCACTTAAAGGTCTTTGAGTTCATTTACAATGCATGGTTCGTGTCCACAGGGACATTTGAGGTACTTAGAAGGCAGAATGATAGTTGACAACATTTGAATGACTGTTTACCCTAAGGGTTGACATGTCATGGTCTGTACAGCATAATATACATCTTTAACCTAGAACAGAGATCGCTCATGTCAGTTTTTGAGCTCATTTTTGGTCAAATGTCTTCAGAAATCTAACAAGAAATGAGACTTGTGAATGTCTTTTGGGGTAAGTAGCTCCGCTGAATCAATGGCCCTCTCAACACAACAGCCTGCCTTTACAAATGAAGCGAACACAACAACTGAAATTTGAGAAAACCGTTTGGCCTCAGGACAAGCTCCAATTCTTCTGTTAGGCCTACACTGAATGTAGCACGATACCTCATTCCCCGAAAAGATTCAATGATGTTTACATTCTTGGACTGAGAAGCCAGTATTAGTCATCATGTTAATGAACAAAGGTCCAGTTACACACAAGCTTGTTTTCTCTGTGGTTTAAAAAGCCTACAGCGAAAACTGTTCAATTGTGTCAAACTTTGTTTGAATTGTTACAATGTTATAACATAATTTGCTATaggaaatattaaagaaaaaactatACACTAGAGTAAGAGGAAACATTCAGGACAAGAGGATTGAAGGGATGTGAGGTCAAGCAAAGAGATTAATGTTAACAAGACGCGTCACTGCCTTTGACATGAATGGGgaggaatgcaacgctcaatatggccgcccTAGCGAAGCTCTGCGATATGGAACAGTTTATGACGTttaaaatgttgctttaaaatatgtcattttagCCGGCGATTTGTAGAAATATCAGTATTCCCAATCTTGTTTGAATTACGAAATAACTAACTGGAGGCGCGTTGCAATATGGCCGCCGAGTGGCGCGTCTTCCCTTAATGGACTTTGGGTCATGGCAACATTGATGTCTGTATAGTGTATCTGTAAGTGGTCACAGCTTTAGGccgcggtcacacttgacttttcccTCCATTGCTaggcggctccagtctcgtTGCAAAATGGCTGACATGGATTTTGTTAAGACTTACCAGATTGTCTGACCTCCTCACTCTTAttttccaagcaagatcctttttgttcctgttttgataaaagtaagatgtatcgtacagctccggGTATGCACATACAGCGatgatgattttgtcctccattgttgtttggcatttctgcctccgctcgctACATCATATtcacgtcactactagagcaaggtCGTGATTGATTTACGCGGCGTGAATTTTCACCAAAGTTCAAATTTTACAATTTGAGTGAATCGCGATGTCTATAGCATCTTTCCATTGACTTTACATGTAAATCAATGGAGTGTAACGCTTCATATGTGTCTGGTGTTAACGCAGAGTGAAAGTTTAAAATGGTGTCAAGGCTATATAGCGTGCAATACTAGAGGTTGATAGATGAACTATGAGACCGATTAAaccatgttttaaaaacactacTAGATCTGTGTTTGGAGAAAAGTTTTATCAGCTTATTAATCAAactaaatgatgtttgtttggACAATGGAAAAATGAATAGAAAGAAAGTTTTCTTTGTGCGTGTACAAGTatggaaatatgaaatatacaaatCATTATGTCAAAGGAAGGTCCCGGCAATGTATAGAAACCTAATGCGCGTGTGTGTATAAGTTGTAACTTTAGAATTTAAAATTAGTAGTTGTAGTTgacccgtgtgtgtgtgcaaaggTAGCCGTCCATCATT
Protein-coding regions in this window:
- the tgfb1a gene encoding transforming growth factor, beta 1a is translated as MRLLCLAMTAMFMVAGTESMSTCKTLDLEVVKKKRIEAIRGQILSKLRMNKEPEINKDNDRTIPDNLLSLYNSTVELSEEIKMKPVPVQAEGEDYFGKEVHKFITRQALNGTKHQMLCNVSEMRLSIPDHRLLSQAELRLRIKNPTMDQEQRLELYHGTGERARYLGTRFVSKDLANRWLSFDVKQTITEWLQSTEDEQSLELRLYCGCKTDKDQQNADKFLFTISGLDINRGDTGSIALMMVKPYILALSLPSNGNTLASARKKRAVGTDETCDEKTETCCMRKLYIDFRKDLNWKWIHKPKGYFANYCMGSCTYIWNAENKYSQILALYKHHNPGASAQPCCVPAVLDPLPILYYVGRQHKVEQLSNMVVRSCRCS